One bacterium genomic window, GATGGACGTGCTCGGTGACCGGGAGGCACTGGCCGGCCTATGCGATGCGGCCACTCCCGAGCATTCCCTCTCGGACGTGCGGCTGCTGGCGCCTATTGCCAATCCTCCCCAGTTCCTGGGCATCGGCCTCAACTACCGGCTCCATGCCGCGGAGACGGGCGCTGCCATCCCCGAGTCTCCGATCTCCTTCCCCTTCTTCAACTCCTCGATCATCAACCCGGGCGACGCCATCCGGCTGCCTCCCTTCACCGATCAGGTGGACTGGGAGGTGGAATTGGCAGTGGTGATCGGCAAGGCAGCATGCTGCGTATCCGAGGAGGATGCCGTCGACTACATAGCCGGCTACACCATCGTCAACGACGTATCGGCCCGCGATACGCAGATCAAGGACGGACAGTGGAGCCGGGCCAAGTCGTTCGACACCTTCAAGCCGATGGGACCCTGGATCGTCACGGCCGACGAGTTGGGCGCCGCCGACGACCTCGACGTGAAGCTGTGGGTGAACGGTGAGATCAAGCAGGACGGCGAGACGTCCGACCTGATATTCAACGTGCCCCGGCTGGTTTCCCACATGTCCCAGCACCTCACCCTCGGGGTGGGGGCTGTCATCTCGACCGGAACGCCCAGCGGGGTGGGCATGGCTCGCAAGCCTCCCGAGTACCTGCGGCCCGGTGATGAGGTCACCCTGGAAATCGAGGGCATCGGTCGCCTCACCAACCCGGTGGAGGCGGCCTGCTGCTAGACGCCGCAGGCCCGGTCTCGCCGACGTAGAGTTAGCCGGGCACGGCGCGCGAGGGAGGTGGTCGGATGGCGACGGTAAGGGTCAACGGAGTCGATCTCTGGTACAAGTTCTCGGGCACGGGCGAGACCGTGGTCCAGATCGGCGGGGCGGTGAGCGGCCACGAGGGGTATGCAACCATCACCCCCGGCGTCTCCGAGCACTACCGGGTGCTCGACTACGACCATCGTGGCTACGGCCTCAGCAGCCGCCCCAAGCAGCGCTACACGCTCGAAACCTGGAGCGCCGACCTGGCCGCCCTCATGGACGCCCTGGAGATCGAGAGAGCCCACATCCACGGCGGATCGATGGGGAGCTTCATCGCCCTGGACTTCGCGGCCCGGTATCCGGAGAAGACCGACAAGCTGCTGATGGGGGCGGGTGCGGTTGCCAAGTGCGACGCCATGGGCATCCACATGTTCCGCGTCTGGCAGGACATCGCCTCCGCCTACGGCGCCGTGTCCGAGCAACTGGCCAGAGAGTTGCTCACCAAGGCCTTCGGGAGAGGGCTCCTGGACGAGATGGGCGACGACATCCTCCGGGAGACCCTGGCGGTGCTGGAGCGCAACACGGATACGGACGTGTTCATCGACGCATGCCAGGCGATGATCGACACCGACGTCCGGGACGTGGTTCCCAACGTGACCGCGCCCGCCCTGGTGATGTGCGGTCGCCATGACATCCTGACGCCCCTGGACGCCGGGCCGGGAGGCGCCGGGGCCCGGTGGGTGGCGGAGAACCTCCCGAACGGCCGCTTGGAGATATTCGAGCACAGCGGCCATGGCCACTACGTCGAGGAGATCGAACGATCGGTCGAAGTCATCCTGGACTTCCTGGCCTCCTGATCCGCATGCGAGTTGAATGCTGGATCCACGAGGAGGCAATCAATCATGCCAGGTCACTACGTATTCCGGTGCTACGGGCATGAGGCTTGAGGGCAAAGCGGCGGTCGTCACCGGCGCAGGCCAGGGGATCGGGGCGGCCATCGCCCGTCTCTTCGCGGCCGAGGGGGCCAGGCTGGTGCTGGCGGACCTGAGAAGCGGCCCTGCCACAGGCATGGTGGAGGAGATCACGTCCGGCGGCGGCGAGGCTGTGTTCGTGCAGGCCGACGTCACCTCCGACGCCGACTGCAAGCGCATGATCGACACGGCGATCGAACGCTTCGGCTGCCTGGACATCCTGGTCAACAACGCCGGCATCGCTGGCAAGGGAACGGTGACGGAGGCGACCGAGGAGCTCTGGGACCGGGTGATGGCCGTGAACCTCAAGTCGATCTTCCTCGCCTCCCGCCACGCCGTTCCCCACATGGAGCGAGCCGGGGGAGGCTCAATAGTCTGCATCGCCTCGGTGGCCGGCATGACGGGGGAGAAGGGCCAGGTGGCCTACAACACCTCGAAGCACGGCGTGATCGGCCTGGTGCGGTGCATGGCCTATGACCACGCCGCGGCGGGCATCCGGGTCAACGCCGTCTGCCCGGGCGCCATCGATACGCCCCTGCTGAGCCCGCTCACCGAAGAGCGCCTGACCAGGCTGGAGGGCCTGCACATGATGCGGAGGCTCGGCCGGCCCGAGGAAATAGCCCAGGCCGTGCTGTACCTGGCCGCGGACGAGTCCTCGTTCACGACCGGCGCCGCAATGGTGGCGGACGGCGGCTACACGGCTTTCTGAGGCCTGCGAAGAGCGGTCCGGACGGAAGGGTTGAACTTGTCACACCCCCACCATATGTTGAATATCGCCAAGCACCCATGCCGGCCGCAGCTTCGACCGATCGGTTCGGCCGGGCCTGAGGGAACAAATACATGCTCAATGGAGCGAGAGCCGTCTCGTCCGGCCGCCGGGCGAGCATGGCCTGCCACGCTCCGAGCCAGGAGAGGTGGTGGCGGGGGAGGGCCCGGCGGGCGGGACCCGCTTTCCGCGTTTTTCGCGTTCTTTCGCCTGGACAGGCCACCGGTAATCGTCATGCCGCCGTCGCTCCGGGACCCGCGGGAGGTCACATCATGAAGGTTGGTTTCATCGGACTGGGCAACGTGGGCTCCAAGCTGTCGAAGAGCCTGTTGCGAAACGGATTCGAGATGGTGGTCCGGGACCTGGACCGAGTGGCTGCCCAGCCCCTGCTAGACGGCGGGGCCGGGTGGGCGGATACGAACCGGGAACTCGCCGAAGCCTGCGATCTCGTCATCACCTGCCTGCCCTCTCCCGCCGCGGTGCGGTCGGTGATGGAAGGCCCGGACGGGGTGTTGGAGGGTCTGGGCGACGGCAAGATCTGGCTCGAGATGAGCACCACCGACGAGGCGGAGGTGCGGCGTCTCGGCGCACTGGTCGTGGGCAGGGGCGCTCGCCCCATGGACGGGCCGGTGTCGGGCGGATGCCACCGGGCGGCGACCGGCAACATCTCCATCTTCGTGGGCGCCGAGCGGGAGGATTTCGAGCGGGCGCTGCCGGTGCTCACCACCATGGGCCGCCGGATCCTCCACGTGGGGGGACTCGGATCGGCCTCGATCCTCAAGGTGGTGACCAACTACCTGGCATCGGTGCATCTGGTGGCCCTGGGCGAGGCGCTGATGGTGGCCCATCGGTCCGGTACGGACCTGAACACCACCTACGAGGCGATCCGCATCAGTTCCGGCAACTCGTTCGTCCACGAGACGGAATCCCAGGTGATCCTGAACGGCAGCTACAACATCAACTTCACGATGGACCTGGTGGTCAAGGACATGTCGCTGTTCCAGCAGCTGGCCGACCACCAGGGCACGCCCCTCGAGCTGTCCCCAATGGTGCTGGACATCTTCCGCCGGGGCGAGCAGGTCTACGGGTCCAGAGCCTGGTCATCAGGAATAGTCCGGTTCCTGGAGGACGCCTGCGGTGTCGACCTGAGAGCCCCGGGCTTCCCCGAGGAAATAGTCGATACCGAGCCCGAGCAGCCCGGCTACGAAGTCGTTCCCTCCGTTATCTGACGACCCCTGTCCGGCGTTCGGTCACCGCAGGCCGCGAGTTCGCGAGATCGACATTCGCCGGGAATGAGGTGGTTGTGCTTCGTTAGATCTGGCTGGGATCGGCCTCGCTCTGCGCTTCGGCCAGGAGGCGCCGGCCCGTTCGATCCAGCACCGCTCCAACCACTCCGGCGATTGCGATGCCGCCGCCCACGAAGTGCATGGCGGTAACGGGCTCGGATAGGAGCCAGTAGGCCTGGGCGCCGGACAGAACCGGTTTGGCACTCTGCATGAGGGGTGGGATGTTGGCGGGCAGCCAGCGGTAGGCCCAGGTCATCAGCGCCAGACCGACCCCGCCGGGTATCACCGCTACGTAGGTGATCAGCAGCCAGTCACGGGCGGTCACCGAGCCCGGATCCCAGCCGGTGGGCGCCATGAACACGGTCAGGCCGATCGCTGCGATCACCAAGATGGCCCAGAGCAGCACGATGGCGTCCAGGTGGACCCTGGAGATCTTCAGGATGACCATGTAGAACGCCCAGCACACCACTCCGGCACATGCCAGGGCCATCCCGAGCAGGTCGCCTTCAAGGCCGGTGGATCCTCCGTAGGCCACCAAGCCGGCGCCGCTGATCGCCACCACCACCCACAGCCGGAAGCGGGCGCCCGGGCGCTCGCCCAGGATCGGAACGGCGATCACGCTTACGATCAGGGGCATCAGAGAGGTCAGTAGCGCTACATCCGTGACCGAGGTGAGCTTGGCTGCGACTACCAAGGCCGGCTGGAAGAACGCGACCAGGAGACCCGGCAGGATCACCCGGCGCAGCGAGGAGAGCGACGGGCGCGTCTCGGGCTTGACGGCGAGCCTCCAGATGACCACGGGGCCCAGCGCCGCCACGCCGATCCATAGACGCCAGAAGGAGAACTCGAGCCCACCGAGGCTGGTTGCCTTGATTGCTACCAGGCCGGTGCTCATGAGGCAGATGGCGGTGGCCATGGCCAGGAGCGGGATGCCGAGGCCCTCTCCGGTGAGCACTGTGGTCGGGTAACGGCGGGCCAAGCGGGGTCTTCTCCATGGTGAACCGGGCCTGGAACGCTCCTGTCCAGGGCGAGGAGAGAATACCCACCTGCTCCTGATCTTCCGATGGCGGGAGGCGGTCAGGCTACGGTTACCCTGCTTCGGCCGAGCAATCTCCGAGCAGCGAACCTGGAGACCATCCCGTTGAGCCCGACCCCCGCCATCCTCCACGCTTCCTACGCCCTCGCCCACGCTCCCGATCTGGTCAGGTACGGGTCGAAGCCGGTGCGCGAGATCGCCAGGGATCCGTCCCTCCTGCCCCGGATTGCCGGATCCCTCCGTCCGTGGGACGAAGTCGTCGCGTACCCGCCGAACCAGGTGTTCATCGGCAATCTCGCGCCGGAGGACCTGGCGTCCATCCCCCGTCCCTGGTACGAGAACACGGTCGACTCGGCAAGTCCTGCCGGGACCTTCGGGCGTATGGTCACCCAGCCTGCCCTGTACGGGCTTATGAAGCTATGTGACGACTTCGATCTGTTGGCCATCGATGAGGAGCTGGCCGAGCAGGCCGACGCTGATCTGGTCGAGTTCGATCATCGGAGGGGGCGTATCACGGGCGTCGATCCGGCCGGGTTACGGACCATCGCGGAGGAGAGTGGCGGCCTCGGTCTCCACCACGACGGGCGCCGGGCCGGGTTCATCCGCACCGCTCACGATCACGACGAGGCGCTGGCAGCCTCGGTGCTGCTGGAGAACCTGGCCGGCAAGGCGACCGCAGTCCTGGCAGTCTCCGATCTCCTAGGGAGAAGCCGCGTCGGGGCAGGTGAGATCGACTACCTGCTCAACTGTGGCGAGGAAGCGGTGGGCGACCGGTACCAGCGGGGCGGGGGCAGCCTTTCGAAGGCGGTCGGCGAGGTGGTCGGTTGCGTGAACGCCACCGGATCGGACATCAAGGCGTTCTGCTCGGCGCCGGTGCACGCGCTGATCGCGGCCGGGGCGATGGTGGCGGCGGGTGTTCACAGGTACGTGGTGGTGCTGGGCGGTGGATCGCAGGCCAAGCTCGGCATGAAGTTCGGCGCCCACCTGCGCAACGGGGTGCCGGTGATGGAGGATTGCCTGGCTTCCATGGCATTCCTGGTCGGTCCCGCCGGCGCCGGTGGCGACGGGATGGAGTTGCGGCTCGACCTCGCCGGTAAGCATCCGATAGGAGCCGGTTCCTCCCCGAAGGCGGTGTACGAGGCTCTGGTGGTGGAGCCGCTCGAGAAGGCCTGTCTCCGCATGACGGACATCGACAAGTATGCGGTGGAGATGCACAATCCGGAGATAACCGAGCCCGGCGGGAGCGGCGATGTGCCGAGGATGAACTACCGAACCCTGGCGGCGATGGCGGTGCTGCGGCGCGAGATCGGGAGGGGAGACATGGACCGCTTCGTGGCCGAGCGGGGCATGCCCGGGTTCGCCCCGACGCAGGGACACATCCCGGCCGGGGTTCCCTACCTCGGACACGCCCTGGAAGCCATGCGCCGCGGCAGCCTCGACCGGGCCATGATCGTCGCCAAGGGGAGCCTGTTCCTCGGGAGGATGACGCAGCTGGTCGACGGGGTCTCCTTCATCGTCGAGCGGCGGCGGTAGGAGTCGGAGGCCAATGATGGGCGAGATCGTGGTCGACATCGAGCTGGCGAACACGCTTGATGTCGAACTTGTCCGGCAGGGATCACTACAGGAGGCCGATGTCCGCCGGGCGACGGTCGGCGCGGTCGTGGATACGGGAGCGCTCATGCTGGCGCTGCCCGAGGATGTCGTGGAGCGGTTGGGCGTGGAGATCGTGGACAGCGGAACCGTCTCCTATGCGGACGGCCGGCGGGGCGAGTTGCCGATCGCCGGTCCCCTGACCGTGCACATCGGAGATCGTTGGACCTTCGCCCGGTGCGTGGTGGTGCCGCGGGACGCCGGCGCGTTGGTCGGTCAACTCGTGATCAACGGACTCGATCTGGTGGCCGACTGCCGGAACCAGACGCTGGGCCCCCGGCCAGAGGCGCCGGACTTCCCCGTCTTCAGGATGTAGCTGCGGCCGATCCGGCTACGACTTGCGCTGCCTGTGCCGGATGGGTGGGGAAGATAGACTCTCGAAGGCCCGCCGTGCTCACGACGTCACCGGATGCGTGACCCCCGGCGGCAAGGCCCCACGTGTCAAATTAGGAGAGGAGCGCGCATGGATCTGAACGGCAGGAGGGTGGTGGCCATAGGTGAGCGGGACGGCGTCACCGGGCCCAGCCTCAAGCTCCTGGCCGAGTCGGCAGGCGCCGACGTCGTGTTCAGCGTCACCCAGTGCTTCGTCTGAACGGCTGGGGGCGCGATGGACCTGGAGGACCAGGCGAACGTAAATCGCCTGGCCGAGACCTCCGGCACCGACGGAATGGTCGTGCTGCTGGGGCAGCCGGACGCCAACAGTGCCGGTCTCTTCGCGGAGACGGTGACCAGAGGCGATCCGACCTGGGCGGGTCCGTTGGCCGGAGTCCCGTTGGGACTCCCCGTATATCACGTATTGGAGCCGGAGATAAAGGAGCAGATGGACGGCGATCTCTACGATGAGCACGTAGGCCTGATGGAGCTATCCGCCGACGTGGACGAGATCATCAAGTGGGTCGCTGTCTACAGGGATTGATTCCGTGGCGTCGTGGAGCCACCGGCACCGATGAACAGGAGACGCTGACCTCCCTTACCCCGTGACCCGCGCAGCAGCTCCCTCAGGTCGCCCCGGCTGCTATCGCCTCCACGGTGTGAGCAGACCATGGAGCCCTGCCCGGTCGATCAGGTCCTCGGCGCGCGCCTGCGCCTCCTGCATGACCTCGTCCTCGTCGACCATCGTGCAACGCCCGTTCTCCATAGCCACCTGGCCGTCGATTATGGAGTGGACCACGTCCGATCCCCGCGCGCAGTAGGTGAGCGCCGAAACTGTCCGGTGCCAAGGCGTCAGGTGGGGGCTCTTCATGTTCACGACGATGATGTCGGCCAGCTTCCCGGGGGCAAGCACGCCTGCCTCGATGTTGGCGTAGCGGGCGCCCTCCCTCGTGGCCATCTCCAGGGCCTCCTCGCCGTTGCTGATGGTCGGCTCCAGGGTGTGGACGCGCTGGAGGAGGATGGCCTGCTTCATGACCTCGAACATGTCCTGGCGGTGGTTGCAGCACGGACCGTCGGTGCCGAGACCGATCGGGGCGCCTGAGGCGCGCAGGTCCCGGAGCCGCATCACGCCCAGCGCGATGTACTGGTGCGAGATGGGGCAGTAGGCGATGCCCGTGTCCGTCTCTCCCACGTGGTCTATCTCGGCGTCGTCGAGGTAGATCCCGTGGGCGATGGTCGCCTCCGGCCCGAGCAGCCCCTCCTGGTAGAGCCACTCGACCGGGCGGATGCCGTACTCCTCCAGGTAGGTGGGTGGGTCCTCCAGACGCTCCGAGCAGTGCGTGTGCCAGCCGACACCGGCCTCCCGAGCCAGAGCCACGCTCCTCCGCACCAGGTCCTGGTCGTTGTAGATGATGTTGAGGGGCGCCGGCCAGACCTCCACCCGGCTACCGGCCGGATACTCCTCCATCGCGGCGGTCGTGATTTCGATCTCCTCGTCGTTGGAGTAGGAGAACAGCTCGCCGGCCAGGTTGAATCGGCGGGCTATGTCGGTCGCCTCGCCGACGATGCCCCGGGCCACCGCCCCGCGCAGGCCGACCTCGTGGATGGCGCCGGCGACAGCCAGGGTGGTGTCGAGATCGGACGGCGCGTAGTGGTTGTCGACCACCGTGGTGGTGCCGGCCTTGAGGGCTTCGACCGCTCCCAGCTTGGCTCCGATCCGGCCCTCCTCCAGGTTGATGGAGATCGAGAACGGCCACATGAAGTCGGTCAGCCAGGTCCACAGCGGCATCCCCTCACCCAGCCCGCGAGCCAAGCCCTGGAAGAGGTGGTTGTGGGTGTCGATCAACCCCGGCAGCACGGCCTTCCCGGAGCAGTCGATGGTACGCCCGGCCCGGTAGCCGGCCAGGTCCTCGTCCGGGCCCACCGCCACGATCCGGTTGCCCGACACCGCCACCGACCCGGGCTCGATCACCCGGCGCTCGTCGTCGACGGTCACCACCGACCCTCCGGTCAGGAGGAGGTCGCAGTCTCGGCTTGTCTCGTTCATCTGGCGAACCTCCTTTACGCAGCGGTTTCTACCGCCCGGTCCGGGATCTTCAGGAGTCGGGATGCGGTGCGGCCCATGATGGCTTCCATCTCCTCCTCCGTCACCTCGGGACCGCCGACCTCGGCGGCCACCCGGTTGACAGCCCGGAAGATGCCGGATGCCACCCCGCCGGGTCCGGACTTCTGCTTATCGTTGTTGTCGGACCCGTAGACCGCCCGGTCCAGCGCGCCGAGGCTCCTGAGCTTGTTCAGCACCCGGTACAGATCGCGGGGATCGCCCCCCGCGTAGTAGGACAGGTCGGCGTAGAAGTTCGGGTGCCGGGCCACCACGGCGATGCCCTCGTCCACATAGGGAAAGGCCAGGTAGACGACCACCTTGAGTTCCCGGTAGCGGATCCCGAGCTCGTCGAGGAGGACCGGACGGGCGTGGGGCATCGGAGCGTTGATGATCGGGGTGAAGCCGGTGTGGGTGTGGATCGGAAGGTCGAACTCGAGGCACTTCTCGTAGACGGGTGCCAGCCTGGGGTCGGCGGGGTCGTGGTGGTGGTACGTGGGCAGCAGCTTCATCATGCGGAACCCGAACTCGGTGACGCACCGTTCGATCTCCTCGGTGGCCGCCCGCACGTCGCGGAGCGCGTCCACGCACGCCACGCCGTACAGGCGTCCCGGATGGGCGGCGCACTGGGCCGCGGTGTAGTCGTTGGGCACGTGGACCTCGTGACGGTCCGGGTGGTCCGGATGGAACGTGGTGCGGCGCAGGTCCGATCCGTGCGCCAGGCCAACATCGATACCGGCCCGGTCCAGGAGGTCCACCAAGGCCGCCCCGTCGGTCCAGACGTACTCCCCGCCGTAGGGAC contains:
- a CDS encoding NAD(P)-dependent oxidoreductase; translated protein: MKVGFIGLGNVGSKLSKSLLRNGFEMVVRDLDRVAAQPLLDGGAGWADTNRELAEACDLVITCLPSPAAVRSVMEGPDGVLEGLGDGKIWLEMSTTDEAEVRRLGALVVGRGARPMDGPVSGGCHRAATGNISIFVGAEREDFERALPVLTTMGRRILHVGGLGSASILKVVTNYLASVHLVALGEALMVAHRSGTDLNTTYEAIRISSGNSFVHETESQVILNGSYNINFTMDLVVKDMSLFQQLADHQGTPLELSPMVLDIFRRGEQVYGSRAWSSGIVRFLEDACGVDLRAPGFPEEIVDTEPEQPGYEVVPSVI
- a CDS encoding fumarylacetoacetate hydrolase family protein; this encodes MRIARFNAGGSEGWGFVCGEQVCPVTDGTDLMDVLGDREALAGLCDAATPEHSLSDVRLLAPIANPPQFLGIGLNYRLHAAETGAAIPESPISFPFFNSSIINPGDAIRLPPFTDQVDWEVELAVVIGKAACCVSEEDAVDYIAGYTIVNDVSARDTQIKDGQWSRAKSFDTFKPMGPWIVTADELGAADDLDVKLWVNGEIKQDGETSDLIFNVPRLVSHMSQHLTLGVGAVISTGTPSGVGMARKPPEYLRPGDEVTLEIEGIGRLTNPVEAACC
- a CDS encoding amidohydrolase family protein, with translation MPTVDVLLYLTETARHAPVWWMEELYRPYGGEYVWTDGAALVDLLDRAGIDVGLAHGSDLRRTTFHPDHPDRHEVHVPNDYTAAQCAAHPGRLYGVACVDALRDVRAATEEIERCVTEFGFRMMKLLPTYHHHDPADPRLAPVYEKCLEFDLPIHTHTGFTPIINAPMPHARPVLLDELGIRYRELKVVVYLAFPYVDEGIAVVARHPNFYADLSYYAGGDPRDLYRVLNKLRSLGALDRAVYGSDNNDKQKSGPGGVASGIFRAVNRVAAEVGGPEVTEEEMEAIMGRTASRLLKIPDRAVETAA
- the grdA gene encoding glycine/sarcosine/betaine reductase complex selenoprotein A, giving the protein MDLNGRRVVAIGERDGVTGPSLKLLAESAGADVVFSVTQCFVUTAGGAMDLEDQANVNRLAETSGTDGMVVLLGQPDANSAGLFAETVTRGDPTWAGPLAGVPLGLPVYHVLEPEIKEQMDGDLYDEHVGLMELSADVDEIIKWVAVYRD
- a CDS encoding DMT family transporter, producing MARRYPTTVLTGEGLGIPLLAMATAICLMSTGLVAIKATSLGGLEFSFWRLWIGVAALGPVVIWRLAVKPETRPSLSSLRRVILPGLLVAFFQPALVVAAKLTSVTDVALLTSLMPLIVSVIAVPILGERPGARFRLWVVVAISGAGLVAYGGSTGLEGDLLGMALACAGVVCWAFYMVILKISRVHLDAIVLLWAILVIAAIGLTVFMAPTGWDPGSVTARDWLLITYVAVIPGGVGLALMTWAYRWLPANIPPLMQSAKPVLSGAQAYWLLSEPVTAMHFVGGGIAIAGVVGAVLDRTGRRLLAEAQSEADPSQI
- a CDS encoding amidohydrolase encodes the protein MNETSRDCDLLLTGGSVVTVDDERRVIEPGSVAVSGNRIVAVGPDEDLAGYRAGRTIDCSGKAVLPGLIDTHNHLFQGLARGLGEGMPLWTWLTDFMWPFSISINLEEGRIGAKLGAVEALKAGTTTVVDNHYAPSDLDTTLAVAGAIHEVGLRGAVARGIVGEATDIARRFNLAGELFSYSNDEEIEITTAAMEEYPAGSRVEVWPAPLNIIYNDQDLVRRSVALAREAGVGWHTHCSERLEDPPTYLEEYGIRPVEWLYQEGLLGPEATIAHGIYLDDAEIDHVGETDTGIAYCPISHQYIALGVMRLRDLRASGAPIGLGTDGPCCNHRQDMFEVMKQAILLQRVHTLEPTISNGEEALEMATREGARYANIEAGVLAPGKLADIIVVNMKSPHLTPWHRTVSALTYCARGSDVVHSIIDGQVAMENGRCTMVDEDEVMQEAQARAEDLIDRAGLHGLLTPWRR
- a CDS encoding glucose 1-dehydrogenase, which produces MRLEGKAAVVTGAGQGIGAAIARLFAAEGARLVLADLRSGPATGMVEEITSGGGEAVFVQADVTSDADCKRMIDTAIERFGCLDILVNNAGIAGKGTVTEATEELWDRVMAVNLKSIFLASRHAVPHMERAGGGSIVCIASVAGMTGEKGQVAYNTSKHGVIGLVRCMAYDHAAAGIRVNAVCPGAIDTPLLSPLTEERLTRLEGLHMMRRLGRPEEIAQAVLYLAADESSFTTGAAMVADGGYTAF
- the grdC gene encoding glycine/sarcosine/betaine reductase complex component C subunit beta; amino-acid sequence: MSPTPAILHASYALAHAPDLVRYGSKPVREIARDPSLLPRIAGSLRPWDEVVAYPPNQVFIGNLAPEDLASIPRPWYENTVDSASPAGTFGRMVTQPALYGLMKLCDDFDLLAIDEELAEQADADLVEFDHRRGRITGVDPAGLRTIAEESGGLGLHHDGRRAGFIRTAHDHDEALAASVLLENLAGKATAVLAVSDLLGRSRVGAGEIDYLLNCGEEAVGDRYQRGGGSLSKAVGEVVGCVNATGSDIKAFCSAPVHALIAAGAMVAAGVHRYVVVLGGGSQAKLGMKFGAHLRNGVPVMEDCLASMAFLVGPAGAGGDGMELRLDLAGKHPIGAGSSPKAVYEALVVEPLEKACLRMTDIDKYAVEMHNPEITEPGGSGDVPRMNYRTLAAMAVLRREIGRGDMDRFVAERGMPGFAPTQGHIPAGVPYLGHALEAMRRGSLDRAMIVAKGSLFLGRMTQLVDGVSFIVERRR
- a CDS encoding alpha/beta hydrolase; its protein translation is MATVRVNGVDLWYKFSGTGETVVQIGGAVSGHEGYATITPGVSEHYRVLDYDHRGYGLSSRPKQRYTLETWSADLAALMDALEIERAHIHGGSMGSFIALDFAARYPEKTDKLLMGAGAVAKCDAMGIHMFRVWQDIASAYGAVSEQLARELLTKAFGRGLLDEMGDDILRETLAVLERNTDTDVFIDACQAMIDTDVRDVVPNVTAPALVMCGRHDILTPLDAGPGGAGARWVAENLPNGRLEIFEHSGHGHYVEEIERSVEVILDFLAS
- a CDS encoding clan AA aspartic protease gives rise to the protein MMGEIVVDIELANTLDVELVRQGSLQEADVRRATVGAVVDTGALMLALPEDVVERLGVEIVDSGTVSYADGRRGELPIAGPLTVHIGDRWTFARCVVVPRDAGALVGQLVINGLDLVADCRNQTLGPRPEAPDFPVFRM